The following are from one region of the Achromobacter xylosoxidans genome:
- the ccmA gene encoding cytochrome c biogenesis heme-transporting ATPase CcmA gives MLEAMDLGCMRAERPLFKQLTLRVAPGECLFVHGRNGSGKTSLLRILAGLARPARGKVLWQGLGISQSGSRYRSQFFYLGHADGLSGELSAIQNLRALQAASGDADRPAAIASALRDAGLESRQHLPIRALSAGQRRRAALARLLADFRPLWILDEPVTALDAAAHSWLARAMDRHLRDGGAIVATSHQEIALDHPHQQIRLGP, from the coding sequence ATGCTTGAAGCGATGGATCTGGGTTGCATGCGCGCTGAGCGCCCGCTGTTCAAGCAGCTGACCCTGCGCGTGGCGCCCGGCGAATGCCTGTTCGTCCACGGACGCAACGGCAGCGGCAAGACCAGCCTGCTGCGCATTCTGGCGGGCTTGGCGCGGCCCGCCCGCGGCAAGGTGCTGTGGCAGGGACTCGGCATCTCGCAATCCGGCAGCAGGTATCGCAGCCAGTTCTTCTATCTGGGCCATGCCGACGGCCTCAGTGGCGAACTCAGCGCCATCCAGAATCTGCGGGCGCTGCAGGCCGCAAGCGGAGACGCGGACCGTCCCGCGGCGATTGCGTCCGCGCTGCGCGACGCAGGCCTCGAAAGCAGGCAGCATCTTCCGATCCGTGCCCTGTCGGCTGGCCAGAGGCGGCGGGCAGCCCTCGCTCGCTTGCTTGCCGATTTCCGCCCCCTCTGGATTCTCGACGAACCCGTGACCGCCCTGGACGCCGCCGCCCACTCATGGCTGGCACGCGCCATGGATCGCCATCTGCGCGATGGCGGCGCGATCGTGGCGACGAGTCATCAGGAGATCGCGCTGGACCATCCGCACCAGCAGATCCGGCTTGGCCCCTAG
- a CDS encoding copper resistance protein B — protein MRTTTSRKHWPGLVAGAALLSAASGLAVAQTPAGTMSGMDHGSMQGMDHGSMQSQAPAAKQSMDHSTMPGMDHSSMPGMDHSAMPGMDEAPPKGPPVGSLPSSDGSTEQRYAAYRIHPHMMDNVVTSHLLFDKLGVAYDRNEQTSLQWDGQFWIGRDLNKLWIKSEGDRLNGSTDAKIEAFWSHTISPFWDLQLGARRDFGTGPKRNWAAFGVQGVAPYGIETEITGYVGGSGRTALALKAEYDLLLTQRLILTPEIEASLYGKNDEARGVGSGLSDASFSLRLRYEVTREFAPYVGVSFGRKFGKTASYASEAGESRSERAILAGVRIWF, from the coding sequence ATGAGAACAACGACTTCCAGAAAGCACTGGCCCGGGCTCGTCGCGGGCGCCGCCCTTCTTTCCGCCGCATCCGGACTGGCCGTGGCGCAGACGCCGGCGGGAACCATGAGCGGCATGGACCATGGTTCGATGCAAGGCATGGATCATGGATCGATGCAAAGCCAGGCGCCAGCCGCGAAGCAGAGCATGGATCACAGCACGATGCCGGGTATGGACCACAGCTCGATGCCCGGCATGGATCACAGCGCCATGCCCGGCATGGACGAAGCCCCGCCCAAAGGCCCGCCGGTGGGTTCGCTGCCCTCCAGCGACGGCAGCACGGAGCAGCGCTACGCCGCCTATCGCATCCATCCGCACATGATGGACAACGTCGTCACCAGCCACCTGCTGTTCGACAAGCTCGGCGTCGCCTACGACCGCAACGAACAAACCAGCCTGCAATGGGACGGCCAATTCTGGATCGGCCGCGACCTGAACAAGCTCTGGATCAAGAGCGAAGGCGATCGGCTGAACGGCAGCACGGACGCCAAGATCGAGGCCTTCTGGAGCCACACGATCTCTCCGTTCTGGGATCTGCAGCTGGGTGCGCGGCGCGATTTCGGCACGGGTCCGAAACGCAACTGGGCCGCGTTCGGCGTGCAGGGCGTGGCGCCCTATGGCATCGAAACCGAGATCACCGGCTATGTCGGCGGATCCGGCAGGACCGCGTTGGCGCTGAAGGCGGAATACGATCTGCTGCTTACCCAGCGCCTGATCCTCACGCCCGAGATCGAAGCCAGCTTGTACGGCAAGAATGACGAAGCGCGCGGCGTGGGTTCCGGACTGTCCGACGCCTCGTTCTCCTTGCGGCTGCGCTACGAAGTCACGCGCGAGTTCGCGCCTTATGTCGGCGTGTCGTTCGGACGCAAGTTCGGCAAGACCGCAAGCTACGCCAGCGAAGCCGGAGAAAGCCGTTCCGAACGCGCGATCCTGGCCGGCGTGCGCATCTGGTTCTAA
- a CDS encoding copper resistance system multicopper oxidase, whose amino-acid sequence MSRAVSNPRRRFVQGLATGGALAGMGLWSPSSWAQSGAARQSVLSGTEFNLEIGESPANFTGAPRIATTVNGMLPAPTLRWREGDRVTLRVTNRLREDTSIHWHGIILPTGMDGVPGLSFPGIAPGETFTYQFDVGQSGTYWYHSHSGFQEQTGLYGAIVIDPKRPDPVRADRDYVVLLSDWTDEDPMSVFRKLKVMPDYYNYIQPTVGSLMDDAEKSGWKNALNERLMWQKMRMNQTDLADVSGATYTFLTNGKSPAGNWTGLFRPGERIRLRFINGSAMTYFDVRIPGLKMTVVAADGLAVRPVEVEEFRIAVAETYDVIVEPQDERAYTIFSQAMDRSGYARGTLAPREGMQAEIPALDPVQVLTMMDMGMAHDMPGMDMGGSQAGGMDHGAQGAMNHGAQGGMNHGSMAGMDHGAGGNEGGMVEVKHPYPAEYSPANSMVPDIVSTRLDDPGVGLRNNGRRVLTYADLHSMVEPADNRPPTREIELHLTGNMDRYMWSFNGLKFTEAKPIVLKYGERVRFVLVNDTMMTHPIHLHGLWSDLESADGNFQVRKHTISLNPAQRLSYRVSADARGNWAYHCHLLFHMEAGMFRAVVVE is encoded by the coding sequence ATGAGTAGAGCAGTTTCGAATCCGCGCCGCCGGTTTGTGCAGGGCCTGGCCACGGGCGGCGCGCTGGCCGGCATGGGTCTGTGGAGTCCGTCCTCATGGGCGCAGTCCGGCGCCGCCCGGCAGAGCGTGCTGTCGGGCACCGAGTTCAACCTGGAGATCGGCGAGAGCCCCGCCAATTTCACTGGCGCTCCCCGCATCGCAACCACGGTCAACGGCATGCTGCCCGCGCCCACGCTGCGCTGGCGCGAAGGCGACCGCGTCACGCTGCGCGTCACCAACCGCCTGCGCGAAGATACCTCGATCCACTGGCACGGCATCATCCTGCCCACCGGCATGGACGGCGTGCCCGGCCTGAGCTTTCCCGGCATCGCGCCAGGCGAAACCTTCACCTACCAGTTCGACGTGGGCCAGAGCGGCACGTACTGGTATCACAGCCATTCCGGCTTCCAGGAGCAGACGGGACTGTACGGCGCCATCGTCATCGATCCCAAGCGCCCGGACCCGGTACGCGCGGACCGCGATTACGTCGTCCTGCTGTCCGACTGGACCGACGAGGACCCCATGAGCGTGTTCCGCAAGCTCAAGGTGATGCCCGACTACTACAACTACATCCAGCCCACGGTCGGCAGCCTGATGGACGACGCCGAGAAATCCGGCTGGAAGAACGCGCTGAACGAACGGCTCATGTGGCAGAAGATGCGCATGAACCAGACCGACCTGGCCGACGTCTCGGGCGCGACCTACACCTTCCTCACCAACGGCAAGTCGCCAGCCGGCAACTGGACCGGCCTGTTCCGTCCGGGCGAACGGATCCGCCTGCGCTTCATCAACGGGTCTGCCATGACCTACTTCGACGTGCGCATCCCCGGCCTGAAGATGACGGTGGTGGCCGCCGACGGCCTGGCCGTGCGCCCGGTGGAAGTGGAAGAATTCCGCATCGCGGTGGCCGAGACCTATGACGTCATCGTCGAACCTCAAGACGAGCGCGCCTACACGATCTTCTCGCAGGCCATGGACCGCTCCGGCTATGCCCGCGGCACGCTGGCGCCGCGCGAAGGCATGCAGGCCGAGATCCCGGCGCTGGATCCGGTGCAGGTGCTGACCATGATGGACATGGGCATGGCGCACGACATGCCCGGCATGGACATGGGCGGGTCGCAGGCCGGCGGCATGGACCACGGCGCACAGGGCGCGATGAACCATGGCGCCCAGGGCGGCATGAATCACGGCTCCATGGCAGGCATGGACCATGGCGCGGGCGGCAACGAAGGCGGCATGGTCGAGGTCAAGCACCCCTACCCCGCCGAATACAGTCCCGCCAACTCCATGGTGCCCGACATCGTTTCGACCCGGCTGGACGATCCCGGCGTGGGCCTGCGCAACAACGGCCGCCGCGTGCTGACCTATGCGGACCTGCACTCCATGGTCGAACCCGCCGACAACCGCCCGCCGACCCGCGAGATCGAGCTGCACCTGACCGGCAACATGGACCGCTACATGTGGTCGTTCAACGGACTGAAGTTCACCGAAGCCAAGCCCATCGTGCTCAAGTACGGCGAGCGCGTGCGCTTCGTGCTGGTCAACGACACCATGATGACGCACCCCATCCACCTGCATGGCTTGTGGAGCGACCTCGAATCCGCCGATGGCAATTTCCAGGTGCGCAAGCACACGATCAGCCTGAACCCGGCGCAGCGCCTCAGTTACCGCGTCAGCGCGGACGCGCGCGGCAACTGGGCCTATCACTGCCACTTGCTGTTCCACATGGAGGCCGGCATGTTCCGCGCGGTCGTCGTGGAATAG
- a CDS encoding plastocyanin/azurin family copper-binding protein, producing the protein MKKLVKLAQGAVAAGALLLSFGAMAAPGHGAGHGGGHEAAAPIGKPGNPAKVSRTIVVDMTDAMRFTPDKIDVKAGETIRFKVSNSGKIRHEMVLGTTADLNSHYQMMLKDPGMRHEEPNSVSLEAGKAGDIVWTFDKAGTVAFACLEPGHYPAGMKGAVSVK; encoded by the coding sequence ATGAAGAAACTGGTGAAACTCGCGCAGGGCGCCGTCGCCGCGGGCGCCCTTTTGCTTTCCTTCGGCGCCATGGCTGCCCCCGGCCACGGCGCGGGCCACGGCGGCGGCCATGAAGCCGCAGCCCCCATCGGCAAGCCCGGCAACCCCGCCAAGGTCTCGCGCACGATCGTGGTCGACATGACGGATGCGATGCGCTTCACGCCGGACAAGATCGACGTCAAGGCAGGCGAGACCATCCGTTTCAAGGTCAGCAATTCCGGCAAGATCCGCCACGAAATGGTGCTGGGCACCACGGCGGACCTGAACAGCCACTACCAGATGATGCTCAAGGATCCGGGCATGCGCCACGAGGAACCGAACTCCGTGTCGCTGGAAGCGGGCAAGGCCGGCGACATCGTCTGGACCTTCGACAAGGCGGGCACCGTCGCCTTCGCCTGCCTCGAACCCGGACACTATCCCGCCGGCATGAAGGGCGCGGTTTCCGTCAAGTAA
- a CDS encoding heavy metal sensor histidine kinase, which translates to MKLPRIASMEIRLTLLLGVIALVVSSVAGYTLFWALKREVQRQEITEVAGKLELINHLIGMQATLAQMQDLRGALDNIMVGHGNLKTWITLADGSVFYGDAPPVDVRPLSGREIRLHSQDGWNMRGLRVPLEGTLLPGAELTVAVNLRPGTQFLYAFATALVLICAIWVGATLVLSAWAVRRSLSPIRRLSQQAARIQPDNLAVRLPEQGIDRELREFTHTFNGMLGRVQTAYQQMEGFNADVAHELRTPLATLISGAEVILSSPRSEQELREVLESNLEELEGLKALVNDMLFLARADGGEPAGDLQEVDVRREVARVAEYYEAALDEAGVSLTAHGAATLMANPRLLRRAIANLLSNAIRATPHGRGIDLYCITRQDEIEIRVRNPGAPIAAEALPRIFDRFYRGDDARSRRADGHGLGLAIVRAIARMHGGNAFARCGGQGTEVGFTLSRTPNITGK; encoded by the coding sequence ATGAAGCTGCCGCGCATCGCGTCCATGGAAATCCGGCTCACGCTGCTGCTCGGCGTCATTGCGCTGGTGGTGTCCAGCGTCGCCGGCTACACCTTGTTCTGGGCCTTGAAGCGCGAGGTGCAGCGCCAGGAGATCACCGAGGTGGCGGGCAAGCTGGAGCTCATCAACCACCTCATCGGCATGCAGGCCACGCTGGCGCAGATGCAGGATCTGCGCGGCGCCCTGGACAACATCATGGTCGGTCACGGCAACCTCAAGACCTGGATCACGCTCGCCGACGGCAGCGTGTTCTACGGCGACGCGCCGCCCGTGGACGTACGGCCCCTATCCGGCCGCGAGATCAGGCTGCACTCCCAGGACGGCTGGAACATGCGCGGACTGCGCGTGCCGCTGGAAGGCACGCTGCTGCCTGGCGCCGAGCTCACCGTGGCCGTGAACCTGCGTCCCGGCACGCAGTTCCTGTATGCCTTTGCCACCGCGCTGGTCCTGATCTGCGCCATCTGGGTCGGCGCCACGCTGGTGCTGTCGGCGTGGGCCGTGCGGCGCTCGCTGTCGCCCATCCGCCGCCTGTCGCAGCAGGCCGCCCGGATCCAGCCGGACAATCTTGCCGTGCGCCTGCCGGAACAGGGCATAGACCGCGAGCTGCGCGAATTTACCCATACCTTCAACGGCATGCTGGGCCGGGTGCAAACGGCCTACCAGCAGATGGAAGGCTTCAACGCCGACGTGGCGCACGAACTGCGCACGCCCCTGGCCACGCTGATCAGCGGCGCCGAGGTCATCCTGTCGTCCCCGCGTTCCGAGCAGGAGCTGCGCGAGGTGCTGGAGTCCAACCTGGAGGAACTGGAAGGGCTGAAGGCGCTGGTCAACGACATGCTGTTCCTGGCCCGCGCCGACGGCGGCGAACCGGCGGGGGACCTGCAGGAAGTGGACGTGCGCCGGGAGGTCGCCCGCGTGGCCGAATACTACGAGGCCGCGCTGGACGAAGCCGGCGTTTCCCTGACCGCGCACGGCGCCGCCACCCTGATGGCCAACCCGCGGTTGTTGCGGCGCGCCATCGCCAACCTGCTCAGCAACGCCATCCGCGCCACGCCCCACGGACGCGGCATCGACCTCTATTGCATCACCCGGCAGGACGAGATCGAAATCAGGGTCAGGAACCCCGGCGCGCCGATCGCAGCGGAGGCGCTGCCGCGCATCTTCGACCGCTTCTACCGGGGCGACGATGCCCGCAGCCGGCGCGCCGACGGGCACGGCCTGGGCCTGGCCATCGTCCGCGCCATTGCCCGCATGCACGGCGGCAACGCGTTCGCCCGTTGCGGCGGCCAGGGCACCGAGGTCGGCTTCACGCTGTCCCGGACGCCGAACATTACAGGAAAGTAA
- a CDS encoding heavy metal response regulator transcription factor, with product MRILLIEDERKLADYVRKGLTEHNYVVDIARDGVDGRHAAIEGDYDVVVLDVMLPGVDGFGVLADLRKHKETPVLMLTARDKVEDRVRGLEGGADDYLVKPFAFSELLARIQALLRRGRGQESTLLRLADLEMDLARRKAQRGGMRLDLTAKEFTLLTLMLRRHGQVLSRTVLAEQVWDMNFDSDTNVIEVAVRRLRAKIDDPFETKLLHTVRGMGYVLELREK from the coding sequence ATGCGTATCCTCTTGATCGAAGATGAAAGAAAGCTGGCGGACTACGTCCGCAAAGGATTGACCGAGCACAACTACGTGGTCGACATCGCCCGCGACGGCGTCGACGGACGGCATGCCGCCATCGAAGGCGACTACGACGTGGTGGTGCTGGACGTGATGCTGCCGGGCGTCGACGGTTTCGGCGTGCTGGCGGACCTGCGCAAGCACAAGGAAACGCCGGTCCTGATGCTGACCGCACGCGACAAGGTGGAAGACCGCGTGCGCGGCCTGGAGGGCGGTGCGGACGACTACCTCGTCAAGCCCTTCGCCTTTTCCGAGCTGCTGGCGCGGATCCAGGCCCTGTTGCGCCGCGGCCGCGGGCAGGAATCGACGCTGCTCAGGCTTGCCGACCTGGAGATGGACCTGGCGCGACGCAAGGCGCAAAGAGGCGGCATGCGCCTGGACCTGACCGCCAAGGAATTCACGCTGCTGACGCTGATGCTGCGCCGCCATGGCCAGGTGCTGTCCCGTACCGTGCTGGCCGAACAGGTATGGGACATGAACTTCGACAGCGACACCAACGTCATTGAAGTCGCCGTGCGGCGCCTGCGGGCAAAGATCGACGATCCGTTCGAGACCAAGCTGCTGCATACCGTGCGCGGCATGGGCTACGTGCTGGAGCTGCGTGAAAAATGA
- a CDS encoding glycosyltransferase — MKILYTNFHRGDGGGHTTYVLSLARALRGAHDIVVAAPPGSRLFNAALAMPGVRAEALDFRGGLLAALPNARRLRRLLVQERFDIAHVNGSADHRVCMLAGLGLGADSPAVVYTQHNDRTASSLGTMLRARLATDRVICVCEHTRRKLAGSAFGRCGLRTVRNGVDVERFRPPSPQAVDEARRRWLPAAHVGRLVVGSNAGTADYKRWPDMVEAVSLLPAQLRARIVVMIAGEPPGEHQRRRVRELGMEDQVIFAGLLDDVRSFVAALDVGFVLSSEMETISFACREMMAMGVPVVVSNAGGLAENVHAGLDGWVVPARAPEAVAGVLREILAQPQLLGPMGRAAREKALRDFALSRFVADTHAVYLEARAQAQRPLRLA; from the coding sequence ATGAAGATCCTGTACACCAATTTCCATCGCGGCGACGGCGGCGGGCACACCACGTATGTGCTGTCGCTGGCCCGCGCGCTGCGCGGCGCGCACGATATCGTCGTGGCGGCGCCGCCAGGCAGCCGGTTGTTCAACGCGGCCTTGGCCATGCCAGGCGTGCGGGCCGAAGCGCTGGATTTCCGCGGCGGCCTGCTGGCCGCCCTGCCCAATGCGCGCCGCCTGCGGCGGCTGCTGGTGCAGGAGCGTTTCGACATCGCGCACGTCAACGGCTCTGCCGACCACCGCGTGTGCATGCTGGCGGGCTTGGGTCTGGGAGCGGACAGCCCCGCGGTGGTGTACACGCAGCACAACGACCGGACCGCCAGCAGCTTGGGCACGATGCTGCGCGCCCGGCTGGCGACGGACCGCGTCATCTGCGTGTGCGAGCACACGCGCCGCAAGCTGGCGGGCAGCGCATTCGGGCGCTGCGGCCTGCGCACCGTGCGCAACGGCGTGGACGTGGAGCGGTTCAGGCCGCCCTCGCCGCAAGCGGTGGATGAAGCCCGCCGCCGTTGGCTGCCGGCCGCGCATGTTGGCCGCCTGGTGGTCGGCAGCAATGCAGGCACCGCGGACTACAAGCGTTGGCCGGACATGGTCGAGGCGGTGTCCTTGCTGCCTGCCCAGTTGCGCGCGCGCATCGTCGTCATGATCGCCGGCGAGCCGCCCGGTGAACATCAGCGCCGGCGGGTGCGCGAACTGGGCATGGAGGATCAAGTGATCTTCGCAGGCCTGCTGGACGACGTGCGGTCCTTCGTGGCCGCGCTGGACGTGGGCTTTGTGCTGTCCTCGGAGATGGAGACCATCTCGTTCGCGTGCCGGGAGATGATGGCCATGGGCGTGCCGGTCGTCGTCAGCAATGCCGGCGGGCTGGCCGAGAACGTGCATGCGGGGCTGGACGGCTGGGTGGTTCCGGCGCGCGCGCCCGAGGCCGTGGCAGGCGTGCTGCGCGAGATCCTGGCGCAACCGCAGCTATTGGGTCCCATGGGGCGCGCGGCGCGGGAGAAAGCCCTGCGGGACTTCGCCCTGTCGCGCTTCGTGGCGGACACGCACGCGGTCTACCTCGAGGCGCGGGCGCAGGCCCAGCGTCCGTTGCGGCTGGCGTGA
- a CDS encoding putative transporter small subunit: MWLTFYFLVWPAISALILALLCVTLWQDIRAARRSGKAMV; this comes from the coding sequence ATGTGGTTGACGTTCTATTTTCTGGTGTGGCCGGCCATTTCCGCCCTCATCCTGGCGCTGCTGTGCGTGACGCTATGGCAGGACATCCGCGCGGCCAGGCGTAGCGGCAAAGCGATGGTCTGA
- a CDS encoding sodium:solute symporter family protein: MQETEFFQLSATTAILLLVGFYGVTFLMSLLISQKNENVDGYMVSNNAVGFGLSTASMIATWIWAASFYASATSGYKYGLSGPLHYGFWGALMILFIYPFGKRFRKLAPKAHTLAEVIHARHGTSSQMIMAVSNIVGSCISLMVNFTAAGALVSILSPLSFIQGVLIAGLGVLSYTLWSGFRTSVMTDFAQLAAMIIAAVVIIPLIFFNAGGPDVLSANMWRLSADQADFYSTRAILEQGAPYFVAVLAYAIGNQTIAQRLFAVREDLIKPTFLTATAGYGAVVIGLGMLGLLALFVGLEPANGDMNNIIPQMASTYLPPFGIALFFLLVVGSLSSTADSDLAALSAIVMTDVYAKNLAGGRPDPRRMLWWGRITMIVATMVGVIFASLRLDILVMLVFVGALWGAIVFPVIASFYWDRVDNRAFVSAVLSAVVLFTVVRFELLPITGAVAVFFEICSAIGGGVVLGLMTFGFFGRTAALAVGALGMLVMLPLFVGTLREYIVLMGSLTAYGVSATVCAGLSLRNQQRFDFSLLADRVTSFQEAQDALSAPAVQRPEVQPAQG; the protein is encoded by the coding sequence ATGCAAGAAACAGAATTCTTTCAGCTATCCGCCACCACAGCCATCCTGTTGCTGGTGGGGTTCTATGGGGTGACCTTCCTCATGTCGCTGCTGATCAGCCAGAAGAACGAGAACGTAGACGGCTACATGGTGTCGAACAATGCGGTCGGCTTCGGCCTGTCCACCGCCAGCATGATCGCCACCTGGATCTGGGCCGCGTCGTTCTACGCCAGCGCCACCTCGGGCTACAAATACGGCCTGTCCGGCCCGCTGCATTATGGCTTCTGGGGCGCGCTGATGATTCTCTTCATCTATCCCTTCGGCAAGCGCTTCCGCAAGCTGGCGCCCAAGGCCCATACGCTGGCCGAGGTCATACACGCGCGCCACGGCACCTCCAGCCAGATGATCATGGCGGTGTCGAACATCGTCGGCAGCTGCATCAGCCTGATGGTGAACTTCACCGCGGCCGGCGCGCTGGTTTCGATCCTGAGTCCGCTCAGCTTCATCCAGGGCGTGCTCATCGCCGGCCTGGGCGTGCTGTCCTACACGCTGTGGTCGGGATTCCGCACCTCGGTGATGACGGACTTCGCGCAACTGGCCGCCATGATCATCGCGGCGGTCGTCATCATCCCGCTCATCTTCTTCAACGCGGGCGGACCCGACGTGCTGTCGGCCAACATGTGGCGGCTGAGCGCCGACCAGGCGGACTTCTATTCCACCCGCGCCATCCTGGAACAGGGCGCGCCCTACTTCGTGGCCGTGCTGGCCTACGCCATCGGCAACCAGACCATCGCGCAGCGCCTGTTCGCGGTACGCGAAGACTTGATCAAGCCCACCTTCCTGACGGCCACGGCGGGATATGGCGCCGTCGTGATCGGATTGGGCATGCTGGGTCTGTTGGCGCTCTTCGTCGGCCTGGAACCCGCCAACGGCGACATGAACAACATCATCCCGCAGATGGCGTCGACCTATCTGCCGCCCTTCGGCATCGCGCTGTTCTTCCTGCTGGTGGTGGGCTCGCTGTCTTCGACCGCCGACTCCGACCTGGCCGCGCTGTCGGCCATCGTCATGACCGATGTGTACGCCAAGAACCTGGCTGGCGGCCGCCCCGATCCGCGCCGCATGCTGTGGTGGGGCCGTATCACCATGATCGTCGCCACGATGGTGGGCGTGATCTTCGCCAGCCTGCGCCTGGATATCCTGGTCATGCTGGTGTTCGTCGGCGCGCTGTGGGGCGCCATCGTGTTCCCCGTCATCGCCAGCTTCTACTGGGACCGCGTCGACAACCGCGCCTTCGTCAGCGCCGTGCTCAGCGCCGTAGTCCTGTTCACCGTCGTGCGCTTTGAATTGCTGCCCATCACCGGCGCCGTCGCCGTGTTCTTCGAGATCTGCTCGGCCATCGGCGGCGGCGTGGTGCTGGGCCTCATGACCTTCGGGTTCTTCGGCCGCACCGCGGCGCTCGCCGTGGGCGCCCTGGGCATGCTGGTCATGCTGCCCCTGTTCGTGGGCACTTTGCGCGAATACATCGTCCTGATGGGCTCGCTGACCGCCTACGGCGTCAGCGCCACGGTCTGCGCCGGCCTCAGCCTGCGCAACCAGCAACGCTTCGATTTCAGCCTGCTGGCCGACCGCGTGACTTCCTTCCAGGAAGCGCAGGACGCCCTGTCCGCCCCTGCCGTGCAACGCCCCGAAGTCCAGCCAGCCCAAGGCTGA
- a CDS encoding amidohydrolase family protein yields MTDRVYLNAVGADGNPLFMHVRDGRILALGAEPPAAGAAQVTDLRGHLVLPGFVDGHIHLDKSFVGDRWRPHRPATSLRERLAIEKQELAAAPPIEGRADALIAQAAAFGTMAMRCHVDVDATTELANLHAVMTAREKWRGIVDIELVAFPQAGVMSCPGTPQWLEAAVREGAEVVGGIDPSTLDGDAEGQLDCVFGIAERLGAKIDIHLHEPGVQGVAQIARIAARTRALGLAGRVAISHAYALGDVDQGALEDVAGKLADAGVAIMTNAPGDRAFPPILALRAAGVQVFTGNDNIQDCWWPYGNGDMLQRAMLIGYRSGFYTDDDLLTALHMASHAGAAVLGLDGYGLQAGNEANFVALPAPNGAAAVAAVPAQRFLFRKGKPVGEAAQAYASVTPAA; encoded by the coding sequence ATGACTGACCGCGTATACCTCAACGCCGTGGGAGCAGACGGCAATCCCCTATTCATGCACGTGCGCGATGGCCGCATCTTGGCGCTGGGCGCCGAGCCGCCTGCCGCGGGCGCAGCGCAGGTGACCGACCTGCGCGGACACCTGGTGCTGCCGGGCTTTGTCGACGGCCATATCCACCTGGACAAGAGTTTCGTCGGCGATCGCTGGCGGCCGCACCGGCCCGCAACCAGCCTGCGCGAACGGCTGGCCATCGAGAAGCAGGAACTGGCCGCCGCACCGCCCATCGAAGGGCGCGCCGATGCCCTCATCGCGCAAGCCGCGGCATTCGGCACGATGGCGATGCGCTGCCATGTGGACGTGGACGCTACGACCGAACTGGCCAATCTGCATGCCGTCATGACGGCGCGCGAGAAATGGCGCGGCATCGTCGACATCGAACTGGTGGCCTTTCCACAGGCCGGCGTGATGTCCTGTCCAGGCACGCCGCAATGGCTGGAGGCGGCTGTGCGCGAAGGCGCCGAGGTGGTGGGCGGCATCGATCCGTCGACATTGGATGGCGATGCCGAAGGCCAGCTGGATTGCGTTTTCGGCATTGCCGAGCGGCTGGGCGCGAAGATCGATATCCACCTGCACGAGCCGGGCGTACAGGGCGTCGCGCAGATTGCCCGCATCGCCGCGCGGACGCGGGCGCTGGGCCTGGCGGGCCGGGTCGCCATCAGCCACGCCTATGCGCTGGGCGACGTCGACCAAGGGGCGCTGGAGGACGTGGCGGGCAAGCTGGCCGACGCCGGCGTGGCCATCATGACGAACGCGCCGGGCGACCGGGCTTTTCCGCCGATACTGGCGCTGCGCGCGGCGGGCGTGCAGGTATTCACGGGCAACGACAACATCCAGGATTGCTGGTGGCCTTATGGCAATGGCGACATGCTGCAGCGCGCGATGCTGATCGGCTACCGCTCGGGCTTCTACACGGACGACGACCTGTTGACGGCCTTGCACATGGCGTCGCATGCGGGTGCGGCGGTGCTGGGCCTGGACGGCTACGGCCTGCAGGCGGGCAACGAGGCGAACTTCGTGGCGTTGCCCGCGCCAAACGGCGCGGCAGCGGTTGCTGCGGTGCCGGCGCAGCGCTTTCTGTTCCGCAAGGGCAAACCCGTGGGCGAGGCAGCGCAAGCATACGCCAGCGTCACGCCGGCGGCGTGA